A genomic stretch from Bos mutus isolate GX-2022 chromosome 4, NWIPB_WYAK_1.1, whole genome shotgun sequence includes:
- the CCDC71L gene encoding coiled-coil domain-containing protein 71L, with protein sequence MRRSVKRRRRRPPAAPAAAARGGGFRLGGGAGLEAREEKVVYSRSQLSLADSTKALGDAFKLFMPRSTEFMSSDAELWSFLCSLKHQFSPHILRSKDVYGYSSCRALVPEPPGGPTARGPTRRPAPSAAARRRRRGARAPAARRRKLPPPPPPVPEESCPVKPAAPEPCFGGRTLEEIWRAATPTLTTFPTIRVGSDVWGERSLAAARRKARQILRVNLEPVVRLRRFPVPRA encoded by the coding sequence ATGCGGCGCAGCGTGAAGAGGCGGCGGCGCCGGCCCCCGGCGGCCCCGGCCGCGGCCGCCCGGGGCGGCGGCTTTAGGCTGGGAGGAGGAGCCGGTCTGGAGGCgcgggaggagaaggtggtgtACTCGCGGTCGCAACTGTCGCTGGCCGACAGCACCAAGGCACTGGGCGACGCCTTCAAGCTGTTCATGCCCCGCAGCACGGAGTTCATGAGCTCGGACGCGGAGCTCTGGAGCTTCCTCTGCAGCCTCAAGCACCAGTTCTCCCCGCACATCCTGCGCAGCAAGGACGTCTACGGCTACTCCTCTTGCCGGGCACTCGTCCCCGAGCCCCCAGGGGGCCCCACCGCCCGCGGCCCGACGCGCAGGCCGGCCCCGAgcgcggcggccaggaggaggcGCCGCGGAGCCCGGGCGCCAGCCGCCCGCCGGAGGAAGctgccgccgcccccgccgccggtCCCCGAGGAGAGCTGCCCCGTCAAGCCTGCGGCCCCGGAACCCTGCTTCGGGGGCCGCACCCTGGAGGAGATCTGGAGGGCGGCCACCCCGACGCTGACCACCTTCCCCACCATCCGCGTCGGCAGCGACGTGTGGGGAGAGCGCAGCCTGGCGGCGGCACGGCGTAAAGCGCGCCAAATCCTGCGAGTGAACCTGGAACCCGTGGTGAGGCTCCGCCGCTTCCCGGTGCCCCGGGCATGA